The genomic window TCTAAATATAAACATCTTCAATGATTTTAGTCAATGTGTGATGATTCATCTGTTTTCCCCCAAAGGTCTTACAGATAAAGTTAAGATATTAGGTAGCAAATTAAATTACTGGAAATTAagattctgatttattttaagtgtaaatcaGAACCAATATTTCAATCAGAATGTCACATTTAACACCCATTATGACATTTGTCATAAACCTaacaaatggggaaaaaacGCTTACTTATGAGATTCCAGccaaacaataataaaactaaaaagtctAATGTTGTCTACCTTATCTATCATCCTGTACACCAGTCATTCTTGGCAGTCTTAGTACCCATGTCAATCTTTTGTCTTTGAGGTATCTTGGCAAATATCCAAAGagagaaacacacattttatttgttctttatgTCATTAAATTGTAGTTTTTGTCTCAGTAAGtgcatattttttgttgttttaacagtAAAAATCTGGCATTCTCATTGGTGTGTGTATGTCGATGGCACCTCTCAAAGACTGTTCTCCAAAGTGTTTCTACTCTTAGTTTTCACTTGAAATGTTGCAAGAAATTCTTCCGTCTTCCATTTCCTGTatcaaatgtaaatatttcaaaacaactagttgttggtgcagcagagGTCCCCAGAGTTTCATTCCAGCCACCCAGAGTCATGTGTTCAGATGTTCTTCATTATTTGAATGAACATTTTACACTGATGATAATCTGCCTGCACTGACCTTACcttagttttaaaagaaaagagcagAACAGATGCAATGATTCAGTCAGTCTATGATGGATTTTCCTATTTGCCAATTGTCTTGATTATCACACAGTCCAATGATCACGGACATTATGGCACATATTTATAATATGGAACTGTAtacttttcagaaaaactgaccatttgttttagtttgtcaGTTCTCATTTGTTGTTTAGTCTGTTGGTTAAACATTGGAGGAAActgtatgtttgtatgtttgcTGTTGCTCTGTTCAGACCTGTCACTGTGGTAAAACTGCAGGGGTATTTTTACCGCCTTTTTTAGGAAattgaaatctgaaataaaatgtattggtGGTTAAATCCAAGTGAGAGTGTAGCAGTTCATGTTGTATGATTCCACTTGCATCTGTGTGATGAAGAAATAGTGCCCCCTCTCTATTTGTTTGGTTATAGGATGCTGGCAAGTGGCTACAGTAATCATTTCCAGTCCGTGAAGATGAGAGGTGAGTCTCACTGTACAGCACAAGAGTGTAGATGGGTATATAGGAGGAAATCACAGAGGTTCAGGGACGTCAGACAcacaaaatgttgaaacaaGTTTGGAGTATCAATAAATTACTTGATTGGAAAATTGCTAGTTCTTACTCAGATGTTAATAATTACCCTCTGTTGGCAAATAGTAATGATTAAATATGTCCTGCTGATGTCTGCCTCCTCAATAGATATTTTGTCTGAAATTTTGCTCTCTGGTCCTCTCTGATTAGGTCCATCACTTAGTGGGGTCAGTGGATGAGTGAAAGGGAAATTGCACCCTTGAATGTGTGCTATAGCTCcataaaacttgtttttcttcagctatGTAGACAGAGTGTAATAGGTACTTACTGAGCAATTGCCTGACACCAGTTTCTGTACTTTCAGCttgtttaataataaacagtGCATACTGAAGTTAAGGTGATGCTCTGTTTGTGGTTTGCTGTTTGCAAACTATTTGTGACAAGCAATTCGCACTGACCCAACAACATTATGTTAACATTCACGGAATAAATTCAAAGGATCAACCAgaagctccttttttttctttaaaaaaaacaacacccgGCAGAGTCGGGTTTGTTTAAGCTGACTTGTTACAGTAATGTGAAGCAGAGACAACAGTTACAGAAGTTCAGCTACAGGAAAGTCAAAaacgaaaagaaaaaaggaagaattttagctttataattttttatcagTGTCAGGGATTGTGGGTTTAACATACAAATATGAAGGAGGATTTTAGCCGAGACCACTCCCCTTCTCCAAAGCATTAAGTTGGCATTCACTGCCTCTCATAAGTTAATAACATTTGTGGAAGCTGTCAAAATAAATCATTCTAAAGGAAGGGGTTTTAAAGAACAGCTCAGAAAAGACATAAAACGCCTTTGGGTAAGATCTAAAATTTTAAAGCTTTCTCCAAACTTGTTCACTATCATTTTTCTAATGTAATGTCAGCTTagtgaaaagaaaatgcaaattagCAGTGCAGTGATAAACAGATTGACAGTCATGaataggttttaaaaaaatattcttgcaTTTGATTACCCTTAAtgagatatttttatttaaatttggaAATTAATAGAGATTAGAGTGCAGATACTTTCTGAACAGTTAAAAGCATTTGAAATGTAGCATTATTGAAATggttaaactattttaaaatgaaggaaatagtttatcttgagaaaaaaaaactctgatatAAACCAAAAGTAAATGTAAAATCTTAGGCGTAGAGACAGtggaaaaaatacatatttgggAACTATGCATGATTAACTTCataacttatttttaaaaactgctgtaTTATCTGCAGTTCAAGCTACAGACTTGCTTTGATATTGCTTCTACCTGTTTCACTTCTTATAAGAAGGTACCTTGGGGAAATATGTGTTCCTATTattgtatttaacattttacctTAATTTGCGGGACATTCAGAGATCTTATTAATTTTCTTACAATCTGTTCACAGTATTTACCAATCAACAATTATGTACCATGTCACCATAACGGTACGAGAGTTTTCTAGCTGGCGGATTTCTGGATCAAAACTTATGTGACTCTGCGCATATTCAGTGGCTTTTTTATATTGCCATATATATTCCCATAAAACACCATTAAAGTAAATACTTCTCAAAAATATTTAGTAGGCGtagttatccatccatccatcttcttactCTTATCAAGTGCGAAGTATAGAAATACATGAAACTGCATGTGGGAAGTGAGATTGTTTGCGTGCTGGGGTGCAACATAaaaatgatccaaaaaaaaaaaaaaaaaaaaagacaacataatgatccaaaaataagagaaaaagaagaatacTGTAAAAAATACTAAACATGACAATTTCCATGGAAATAcaggaaattaaaataaaaaacatttaacatatcaATATGTATAAtccatgcaaaaagaaaacaaatcgcCCTGGGGCTCTACATATTTTGATAATTTTGGTGGGTAGCTGGGGTGTACTTGTCTTCTGTAGATAATCACACAACACTCAAAGAATGTTGTGTGATTATCGACAGACACTTTTTAAGTGTTGTGTGACTATGTACCCTTGATTTTATTACTTAGTAGCTTTAGATTTATGTAAAAGACTTTAGCATTTATACATTAAAGCCCAAGATCATATAAGGGATGTATTTTCTTATTATCATGACTGCACTTGCATTTTACTAATGCTGTCCTTTAAGGACATGGTGGCTTGAGTGAAATCAAATTGACTTCTTCTTTGTATTTAACtatataaaaagattaaaagaaaaagtttctaTGTTTCTTTTGAATAAGTACAGGTTTTTATTGATTCTCTGAGGTTGATTtgatatttttgtatttgtgctGTATTTTCATTTATAGAGTCCTTCCTATTTAAGTAAGGATTTCCATCACTACCACCTTTAGAAGAATGGACCATGACAGAAAGATCATGATGTGTTTGATTTTAGCtggtaaataattttttatttgctttatccATGTTCTCTTATTTTTTACTAATCTGTAATTTTTACATGGGTTCCAATATATCCTTTTCAGTTGTTTTCAGCCCTGTGTTTGGACAAACCTGGGAGGCCACTGTTGTAAAAACCATTGATGCACTGGTCGGCTCTTGTGTTGTGCTGCCCTGTACATTCAATCATCCTGGTAGTCAACTGCCTAGCTCCAGACTCAGGGGCATCTGGCATCGTAAAGATGACAAGAATGAGATGTTCTACCATGAGGATGAAACAAAGATACAGGACAGCTTTAAGGACCGAACAAAGTTGCTGGGACACCTGGGTCAAAAAAACTGCACCTTAGAAATACTTCAAGTTAAAGATCATGACAACGGCCCTTTCTGTTTCCGCATTGAATTAGTGGAAAAAGATGACAACAAACCCAATAGTGATAAGTTCTCCTTTGTTGAACAATGTGCTGAAATCAGAATGCTCCGTATGTGGTTTATTTAATCAAGTCTATGTACATTGTTGTTATTCTCATGTTTAACCAATTTCCACAATAACTGCTACCTGCATTTTTGTTCATAGATGACGCACCTAAACCCAAACTGCGTCCATTAAAGACAATCGTTCAAGGAAAACCCAGCACTGTCACCTGTTCCATCCGCCACACCTGCGCCTCCCATTGGCCTGAAATTACATGGAGTCGAGGAAGTAAGGATGAAATCAATGAAGTTCATAGAGACATTAATGGAGGGATCTGGGAAACAGAGTCCATCCTGGTGTTCATTCCTGAGGAGAAGGATGACCACACCGACCTCACCTGTACAGCAAAATTTCATGGAGGGAAGAGCTCCATCTCAACGTTCACACTCAACGTAAAGCGTGAGGCAacgttttggttttattttgtgtttgttttgaataGGTTATCAGAATTCTTGCAATTTTTAATCCTGCGTGTAAGTCGTTGTTTGCATTAAAAGAGGAATGAATGGTATACATTCGGTTTTCAGGCACAGACAACTACAACCACATCATCATTCCCATTGTTGCAATAGCTGTCACTGCTTTGATCTTTGGACTTCTCTGTGTGTTGATGGTGAAGAAGTACAAGTAAGTACCAAActatggctacgttcacactgcagggaaattcAACCCAATACCAATCtctttgcccatatgcgacccataTCGGTCTTCTTCATGGCAGCGGGACCGGCCTAATTCCaatcttttcaccccccaaaaaatctgaTATGTGCCACTTCTATATGTGCAACTAATTTGGATacgtatcagattttttttcaaagtgtctGTTGTCTGAAaggtcatgtcgcattttatccgtctttctcATTaatctcctgtctctcactacacatccacacatagGAGGAACAGTTAACGCTACTTAAAAGACTTGTTAATAgatgtgctgctttcttcttaccttacttcttgctatgatgtggccTTATTATTATCAGCTCCTAATgttcaacagctttctaataataacaaggggAGATTTCAGCTGGTATccgtgtttctttcttttttcttttctagtttttttttcaaacaaaactttatttaacacttctacaaacaattacattcaccattactctCGCAAACAGTGTGACAtcttctgttatctgcacatGTGGGTCGCTTTGTGGTCTTGAACTGTTCAGACAGCAGCTTGATGGTGGTCGCATTTAATTATTGTATGAATGTCCACCTAAGCAAATCCGGTTTCtgcaaaaaatctgaattgcacattaagacctgcagtgtcaACTTAGCATAATTTTAGTTTACAGTCTATTTGAAAAAATTTCACTACAGCACACTGTGCCATATTCTCCTGCAAATGTctaatattttaacatatttgctGGTCTTTTTAAGGAAACGTATTCAAGAGCTTCAAAGCCAGGATGGCAGGTAGAAAAAAGAAGGTTTGCTCACAGTTACAAACATATTCAGTGGCCTTTTCATAGTAACTTTTCCTTCTCTAACATTTAGCATGTGGAACAGGATGTCTAGACTGTCTCGCCGGTGAGAATATATTCTCTATAAAACCTATTTTCTTCTCAGTGCTAAACAGTTgaaatactatttttttaatcacagtaaCAGAGTTGTGTATATTTAAATTGTTGACATTTCAGGCTTCGTTCTGGTGCCTCAGGACCAACCCGTTCTAACCAAAGGCaagacatatttttatttctttacttctTTAAACGCTGCTTGgaattttaaagtttaatactGCATTTTCCACTCTGCAGTTTAAAATTGACTTGAAAATTACTGCATTTGCAGTTTTCTTAAGCATAATAGAGCAATTCCTtttttaacttaatataaaatgtctcttaaaacatttgcatagtttctgttcttctttatttttcccaGAAGGTCTATTTGGAGCCGATTTTCGAGGTAAGACACAAGGAACTTCTTGTGGCTATGTGCTTTAGTCTGGAACCATTTTTTCCATCTCTGGAATATATGAGTGTCTCTTAAACAAacctttgtgttttcatttgttatAAGACACATATgctgtttcttttgtctttaacagGAGACCTCAAAGGAACGAGTTTGATCAGAGGTAAATGGTTTACATGTAATAAACTTTGAAAGGTTAAATTGGTCGTtcttttttaattgtaaaatctGTGATTTGACTCACCAGCCCCAACAATGCAACCTCCTGTGGTGGACAGACTGCGAGCAAGCCTCGCTGCCCATCTCCAAAAAGGTACTTATGGTATTTTAGACAAACCAGATTTATATAGTAATTATACATGAAGATTTTCTAATTGTTATTTCTGCTGCTGTGACGGGACTATGAAGTGAGCCAAAATCCTTCAATTACAAAAAGGtatgatttgtttttcatttaattattttatggtGTCAAATTTAGTCCACTCTTTTAACCACTGTCTGTGCCATTGTTCTTTATTGTTCACAGGGGACTGATAACAATGACGTCTACATGAATACAGCAGACCTAAATCTTTATGGAAATGTATGAACAGCTAAGAGCATATTCTCAAGTTGATCCAGAAAGTATTTAGCCAACATAATCATTAGAATCCTTTGTTTTAACTCTTCGGTCATATAAGCAACAtactttacacacacacacacacacacacacacacacacacacacacacacacacacacacacacacacacacatatattatatatatatatatatatatatatatatatatatatatatatatatatatatatatactgtacatatacatatagatatatattctGAGTTTAAATATGCCAGCTATGATAACATCTATAAATCTGTACTGTCCTTTTCAACTGGTGAAACCCTTGCTCACagtgatctatctatctatcagatATACAAAAATATGCATTGTTCCTCATTTAATCTTTGATTTATAACTGTGGTGAGTGTTATGTAcgtgaaaataaatgtttgacaaGAAAATCTAAGTTTTGAATATatagtttcttgttttaactCTTACAGATATTGTGGCAGTTTTTGTGAAAtgttaaagccatgatgaataatttatgtcagattgaattctgaccagTAGTATAAAGGAGGTAACAAAAGGAATTCTATGCCTGCTGCAAACCCAGACTCCTCCCCACTCAAGATCTCTTCAGACTGCATTCAGCAGGGGTTTCCTGTTGCTTTAAAACTCTCCATAGGACAAAGTCTCAGTCTTCTACTCCTTCCTGGAGGACTCCAGGACAAAGCTACCTTTACTTCCCTGCAGGAGCCACACATGGGGCTTGGAAGAGGCCAAGAGCTGAGGGAGACAAAAGCCGCTCTGAAACTCAGCTCCTCCCGGGCATCGGAGAAACTGCCAGCAACGACTGATCCAGAGTCTGATTTGACCAGCAGCCATGTGACTCAAGGCCCAAAAAACCCCAGCTGCACGGAAAGTGCTGCGAAACTCATCTGCCTGCTCCGATGGAGGACCTTCCTAGTATCGGAGGACTTCTGGAACAaagctaagttgcactctgacttctgTGCAAACGAGCCGCGAAGTACAGATTGCCAAATCAGCTGTGTTAATTTTTGTTAGCCTTTACAGGAAAGCAAACTCCAGACGAAGCTGGAAAGCCGACAAAGCAACCCATTTTCATGACCGCAGAGCCCAGGCCGATCCCAACCACATGTTGCTGCTGCTAAGCCATTAGCTGTTACTGAAGGAACAACGGTCCCCTTTTTCAATGCCTTCcttggatgaccaaagtggactAAATGCACATGAGGCATGGACAGTTTGGACAAAGAGACCCAAAGGGACAGGTTAAAtagtttattgggaaatgttgtgTGATGCGTTACACATGgttgttttgtgtcttttgtgccatttcttcatagcaacAGAAAGCTCAAAGGaaattatggatctcgtcagctggtcCCGACGGAACTTTTATTTGCGGGATACATCTATTTAATGTATCAACAACTTCAGAAGCTGCTGGCGGTCAACATGGCCTTGATGAGACTGCCGGCGGCAGTCAACGTTGTAATGGCAGTTCAGACGTGACGAAACTGCATTAATTCGGGACGTGACAGACTgtatttcccatgatgcaatgtggtcaaaatggccaccaactcccatcatgcaacacggctcAAAAATGGCCGCCGCCGTAACAACGGAGTGGAGAGATAACGTTACTagagaaaatgcatttattgCGGTCACGCACGACAATCTCCCTTCTTCCCTGGCACACCGCCAACCTgggaagacacacagctgttactccaaaccccccccccacgccacgtgctcgagtttctcgctggaccgagatatTTCAAAGCAAACTTCGTTCCCTGCTTTGCGAacgcaggaggtcgacttaaaaggtatttttaattctctttgATCAAAGACTAGGAGCTGCCTTATTTCCCAGTGATTgaaagaggactacgctttTGCTGGGCCGAGCAAAGCGACTGTAAGCCTGGAGGAAGagacgaaggagcttcttcaTCCCGTTTCCCCTGTGCCCGCTCCTGCCTACAACGGCGCATCTGCGGTCGTCAAGAGCTCCAGGACACTCGCGGACCCCGAAGCCGGGATTTCACTCCTGaatcacctcaaagtaacgaggttctcccctttttatttctttttcacccacaggCTGTTTCAGAAGTGCCTAGGCAGGTGTAGGATAAGGTTAATGCTttttactccaagacggagttgggtttattttgctgaatattttctttgtatgtgcatgcatttgtgaAAGCGACTTCggctgtgtttgattttgtggtTCGTAAAGACCCCGCTGCGGGTCCTGCTGTAACTCTTTTTCCGAATTCTTCcatctttttcctctctctcatcGTTTCCATCTTTGCTTCCCGCTTATCAGCAGTTAAATCTCTTTGTTAGAGCTCAGTTCACGGTTTGTTTAACTGTTCAGTCAGCCGTTCCCCTCTGGCCGAGGCACCGCCCGCTTTAGTGTAAGCGCTGACTGCATCAtcaggacctcccctcacgcatcacgcaagCTTGTAGATCatacgtcatcatagtcgcTATCTTGGGAGGGTGTCGGGTGACTGAACTGTTGGTAGCTTAGCCGGAATAGCTTTTGTaggacatcaaagcgtccagtgggaCTCTCAAAGCCGtcctgtctgtcaatgctgctacgtcagATGCCGATGTTTTGaaggcggtgttaaacaaccgTGAGCTGGACTTAGAtttgctaaccgctcattttaatccattgtttttttattttattcttttatttccacatatatattttgcatgtttagttttagtaatgagtaagatttccaaggttgttgaatcagagaattactgtaacagggaattgcttttggttcaataaaaacaacaactgcgaaatagaaattgttttgtgttcaatccaattcacagttgcatggttattcagaattcagagctacctCCTATCGGAGTTGACATCTGATATTAACACAGATACATTAACGGTGGATGGGTGATAGGGAATAAGTATTTacactctaattgcagttatattggggttctcacagtctgccggataaacctcTTCGGTTAAAATCCGACCAGaacatttattccagcataaatgagttcataacagataattaactaatgcattagtagtataaatcattacaagcttttagcctaacatcaccaccatttgaactatattttgttatagcggaattttaagttgaatgacttattacttaaattataataccaaattataattaataataataataagcatattcaaacagcttctggcataacaacgTGATCACTAAGGCgttgaatgaacaaaacggACGGCTTGATAAGTTGACCATGGTTGTGGTACACAGAGGTGAGAttggataaaacctggaagtgtgaacgttaactagcccatcgattggaATATTGGAATTGGATCCAGGAGACAGCGGCGAAAAGACTCTAAAGCTGAAGGAAGAGTTGggttcagcttgttctcataacaaattttttttgtttttcaaatcagACTTTCCACTATCAAATTCTCCCTGAGTTGTTATGGCGGCATCGCACAAATCCCCTGCTCCTCCCTCACCTTCCCCGCTACCATCTGTGGAGGTTTCTCTGAACTGTTGGCTGCCGAATAAGACCAAGGACAAATGGCCTCAGGAGAGCCCCAGGGAAATATAAACTTTCACCCAGACACACATactgatgctcacaaatacagacGAACTGCACCCGACCAgcattcaaatgtttacctttctgcatatatgtgtctcgtaaatatttgtgcttctcatgcaatgaggttttttgtcggatgcttcacaatatatgtggaaacataaattgtgaagcacctgtcttttttatctccctccactCCCCCAATGTAAATCTTTCTTCAACAGAttttcaagggcagcgcctgtgGACTCCGTGTAAGGCGGGGTCTGAGGCAGTTTGGAGGAACACACCTAACGGCTGCGCTGAaatagcagcggccgactggctgcgttccttggcaatgCAAgacctcagtcaatcgttcccccaaaatgtttgttaagtgtatgtgacggatggttgtactggaactgaattttcgattgcaatgcaaattgcagttgacaaataaaattgattgattgattgattgattgatgttcattttatttctgttattaaattagTGAACTTGTAAACAAGTAACTTCTTtcattctatgtgtgtgcagaatTTGCTGTTTAAAGATcactagtgctcgaattcatcccttgcAACCATTGTCTCGATATCAgtttaagagctgattatcacgagacaatacttaacattatttatgaaacattaaataacttttaacagtgtataattgcacagcACAGTAAACCTAAAACTGCTGAGATATCAGCATCGGTGCACGTTGCATTGCTCAGTTGAAGAGCAGGACAAAAGGAAAACCAGGTACACAGTGACGTTTACATATTCCCAACCTAGTGTCCCCAGATGCatacctgttaaaaaaaacagtttatttatcaACTCAGAAATATTGATATCATCACATATTTTCTGTACTGTGTCTAGCCAAGGCTCATCAAAACGATtatgttttaaccattttgtggTTTTGTGCCTTTATGTTTGCCTTTTGTAGCGTTTTAAGCTAATGCGGGGGAGGAGGTATGGTATCCTTAAAGTGAAATTTAGAGATGGAGGAGTCCAGAGGTTTAAACCAGTCAAATGGTGGTTTATTTGGTATTATTGAGAATAACTAATGCATTCTAGGTAAACCataattttaatgaaatgtgcatagccacaatttatttatttatttattttatctccagtgtcctgtctagcaatgtggcaataagaattgatatcttaatgccaaatagagctcgacagattttgctttcacaagtggagcaaacagctttcgccataattctccacttgatttgtgcatgtaaatagctttattgtgattcctgcagggagaatttcaaattatatggacactacaatgggaaagtaggagagtaaaagaaaaacaagaagagaaaaaaaagaaagagaagaggtgaaagaaagaagagataaaaggaagagaatgataaaacgtcctctgtctacTCCatctgtaatattctgagttctgttctggtttatgttagttttagttttccttctctctcctgtcttttattTTCTGGCTGTTTTTTGAGTTATGTCTagtctggattcttgtttactgttttagttatgtcttcagaagcttcttagtttaggtttgaatttttgatctgttcttgttttgagcctcagcac from Fundulus heteroclitus isolate FHET01 unplaced genomic scaffold, MU-UCD_Fhet_4.1 scaffold_923, whole genome shotgun sequence includes these protein-coding regions:
- the LOC118562448 gene encoding myelin-associated glycoprotein-like; this translates as MDHDRKIMMCLILAVVFSPVFGQTWEATVVKTIDALVGSCVVLPCTFNHPGSQLPSSRLRGIWHRKDDKNEMFYHEDETKIQDSFKDRTKLLGHLGQKNCTLEILQVKDHDNGPFCFRIELVEKDDNKPNSDKFSFVEQCAEIRMLHDAPKPKLRPLKTIVQGKPSTVTCSIRHTCASHWPEITWSRGSKDEINEVHRDINGGIWETESILVFIPEEKDDHTDLTCTAKFHGGKSSISTFTLNVKRTDNYNHIIIPIVAIAVTALIFGLLCVLMVKKYKKRIQELQSQDGSMWNRMSRLSRRLRSGASGPTRSNQRRSIWSRFSRRPQRNEFDQSPNNATSCGGQTASKPRCPSPKSEPKSFNYKKGTDNNDVYMNTADLNLYGNV